The Miscanthus floridulus cultivar M001 chromosome 7, ASM1932011v1, whole genome shotgun sequence genome includes a region encoding these proteins:
- the LOC136464347 gene encoding protein kinase G11A-like — MASKAMPQILPEMPSIPGPKQCSKSASPLEIPQTNNSCASALTVLPGTTDVSKSSHKPEPKEQKPDHLKEPVDVASIKFPIESSKKVVAEHGSMNGSSTSFQTCEGTSQAKVSASAKFTDPSEIGDRGNSGRCRPSTSSDISDESSCSSMSSSTKPHKANDSRWEAIQMIRTRDGILGLSHFRLLKRLGCGDIGSVYLSELSGTKSHFAMKVMDKASLASRKKLLRAQTEKEILQCLDHPFLPTLYTHFETDKFSCLVMEFCPGGDLHTLRQRQPGKHFPEQAVKFYIAEVLLALEYLHMLGIIYRDLKPENVLVREDGHIMLSDFDLSLRCAVSPTLIKSSNPDAEALRKNSQGYCVEPSCIIQPSCAAPTTCFGPRLFSKSKKDRKPKPEAATPINPWPELIAEPSDARSMSFVGTHEYLAPEIIKGEGHGSAVDWWTFGIFLYELLFGKTPFKGSSNRATLFNVIGQQLRFPEYPVVSFSARDLIRSLLVKEPQQRLAYKRGATEIKQHPFFEGVNWALIRCASPPEVPKPVEIERPSKHPSSPSGAADASVGAPQKGADGYLEFDFF; from the exons ATGGCTTCGAAGGCAATGCCCCAAATTCTCCCAGAAATGCCAAGCATCCCAGGCCCGAAGCAGTGCTCTAAAAGTGCTTCCCCTTTGGAGATTCCCCAGACAAACAATTCCTGTGCTTCAGCACTAACAGTGTTACCAGGAACAACTGACGTGAGCAAATCGAGTCATAAACCTGAGCCGAAGGAGCAGAAACCAGATCACCTCAAGGAACCTGTTGATGTTGCGTCGATCAAGTTTCCCATAGAATCAAGCAAGAAAGTAGTAGCGGAGCATGGGAGCATGAACGGAAGTTCCACTTCATTTCAGACATGTGAAGGGACTAGTCAAGCAAAGGTTAGCGCAAGTGCTAAGTTCACTGATCCATCCGAGATTGGTGACAGGGGCAATAGTGGAAGATGCAGGCCTAGCACAAGCAGTGATATCAGTGATGAGAGCTCATGTAGTAGCATGAGTAGCAGCACAAAGCCTCACAAGGCGAATGATTCGCGATGGGAGGCAATTCAGATGATCAGAACTAGAGATGGGATCCTTGGGTTGAGTCATTTCAGGCTGTTGAAGAGGTTAGGCTGTGGCGATATTGGCAGTGTGTATCTCTCTGAATTGAGTGGGACTAAGAGCCATTTCGCGATGAAGGTTATGGATAAGGCGTCACTAGCAAGCCGTAAAAAGTTGCTTCGAGCTCAAACAGAGAAGGAGATTTTGCAATGCCTGGATCATCCCTTCCTTCCTACACTCTACACTCACTTTGAGACCGATAAGTTCTCCTGCCTAGTTATGGAGTTCTGCCCAGGGGGAGACCTTCACACTCTTCGACAGAGGCAGCCTGGCAAACATTTTCCGGAGCAAGCTGTCAA ATTCTACATAGCAGAAGTCCTCCTAGCACTAGAATACTTGCACATGCTCGGTATCATATACCGTGATCTCAAGCCTGAAAATGTCCTTGTTCGGGAGGATGGGCACATCATGCTCTCAGACTTCGACCTCTCCCTTCGCTGTGCAGTCAGTCCAACACTGATTAAATCCTCAAACCCTGATGCAGAAGCACTCAGGAAGAACAGCCAAGGCTACTGTGTTGAGCCGTCCTGCATTATTCAACCATCATGTGCAGCCCCAACCACCTGCTTTGGCCCACGCTTGTTCTCGAAGTCTAAGAAAGATCGAAAACCAAAACCTGAAGCTGCCACCCCGATCAACCCTTGGCCTGAGCTCATAGCAGAGCCCAGCGATGCACGGTCAATGTCATTTGTTGGGACACACGAGTACCTGGCCCCTGAGATTATCAAAGGTGAGGGCCATGGTAGTGCTGTCGACTGGTGGACCTTTGGGATATTCTTGTACGAGCTGCTGTTCGGGAAGACACCTTTCAAGGGATCCAGCAACCGGGCTACACTGTTCAATGTCATTGGCCAGCAGTTGCGCTTCCCAGAGTACCCGGTTGTGAGCTTCTCAGCAAGAGATTTGATCAGGAGTCTACTTGTGAAGGAGCCCCAGCAACGGTTGGCTTACAAGCGTGGAGCCACGGAGATCAAGCAGCATCCCTTCTTTGAGGGCGTGAATTGGGCACTTATAAGATGTGCAAGCCCACCAGAGGTACCAAAACCTGTCGAGATTGAGAGGCCATCAAAGCATCCTTCATCGCCATcgggagctgctgatgcttccgtTGGTGCACCCCAGAAAGGTGCTGACGGCTACTTGGAGTTTGATTTCTTCTAG
- the LOC136467649 gene encoding uncharacterized protein codes for MLHIFRTLPKQFPFPPPPLSSSQRAPTRRRLLPLRLLMASPTAGDAPLAAPAPAADATDAALAAAAAVPDPDAEFGFQRPELGKEKLVGTVGFHERHVFLCYKGPDVWPSRLEASESDRLPRLLAAAIKARKPNLKKTIKLTICEGEDGTESSNGDVLIFPDMVRYKGLTHFDVDNFVEEVLVKDIDWLPGSPEPMSGSYVFVCSHGSRDKRCGVCGPALIKRFKEEINGLGLDGQVSVSACAHVGGHKYAGNVIIFSSDAKGGVTGHWYGYVVPDDVPVLLHKHIEQGEIVDHLWRGQMGLSEEQQKQALELRSMLNGGKESLEETGTDGASCNPAAAGGCCQGNGGFTCCQTDLPKEKQDKSIAADQNPKSSEENDKEGGAGSKKGNTKTCPMPTWFETWERADTYAALAAVAAAAAVFVSVRIYKNLN; via the exons ATGCTACACATTTTCCGCACACTCCCCAAGCAATTTccatttccaccaccaccactctcTTCCTCGCAGCGCGCACCAACCCGCCGCCGTCTACTGCCACTCCGCCTCCTCATGGCCTCCCCTACGGCGGGTGATGCCCCCCtcgcggctccggctccggcggctGACGCGACGGACGCGGCcctcgccgccgcggccgcggtgCCGGATCCAGACGCAGAGTTCGGGTTCCAGCGCCCGGAGCTCGGGAAGGAGAAGCTGGTCGGGACGGTGGGGTTCCACGAGCGCCATGTGTTCCTCTGCTACAAGGGCCCGGACGTGTGGCCGTCCCGCCTCGAGGCCTCTGAGTCTGATCGCCTCCCccgcctcctcgccgccgccatcaAGGCCCGCAAGCCCAATCTGAAGAAGACC ATCAAATTGACCATCTGTGAAGGAGAAGATGGCACTGAATCATCAAATGGAGATGTGTTGATCTTTCCAGATATGGTCAGATACAA AGGGCTGACCCATTTTGATGTCGACAACTTtgttgaagaagtgcttgtgaAGGATATTGACTGGCTTCCTGGATCTCCTGAGCCTATGAGTGGTTCCTATGTTTTTGTTTGCTCCCATGGAAGCAGGGACAAAAGGTGTGGTGTTTGTGGACCTGCTTTGATTAAAAGGTTCAAGGAAGAGATAAATGGACTGGGACTTGATGGTCAGGTGTCTGTCAGTGCATGCGCACACGTGGGAGGTCATAAGTATGCAGGAAATGTCATCATTTTCAGTTCTGATGCTAAGGGAGGTGTGACTGGTCATTG GTATGGTTATGTTGTTCCTGATGACGTGCCTGTTTTGCTGCATAAACATATTGAACAAGGAGAAATTGTGGACCATCTATGGAG GGGGCAGATGGGTTTATCCGAGGAGCAGCAGAAGCAAGCTCTCGAGCTTCGGAGCATGCTAAATGGTGGCAAAGAATCCCTTGAAGAAACCGGAACAGATGGTGCTTCTTGCAACCCTGCAGCAGCTGGTGGATGCTGCCAAGGCAATGGTGGCTTCACCTGCTGCCAAACTGACCTGCCAAAGGAAAAACAGGACAAGAGTATCGCAGCTGATCAGAACCCCAAGAGCTCTGAGGAGAACGACAAGGAGGGTGGTGCTGGCAGCAAGAAGGGGAATACAAAGACTTGCCCGATGCCCACCTGGTTTGAGACCTGGGAGAGAGCTGACACCTATGCCGCTCTTGCTGCTGTCGCAGCTGCTGCAGCGGTGTTTGTCTCTGTCAGAATCTACAAGAACCTCAACTGA